A stretch of the Lactuca sativa cultivar Salinas chromosome 9, Lsat_Salinas_v11, whole genome shotgun sequence genome encodes the following:
- the LOC111878916 gene encoding uncharacterized protein LOC111878916 → MSSIKEFDHLKIKLKDIESATNNFGISNYIGIGGFGKVYRGELVLSDKLTMVAVKRLDTAFGQGPPEFWKEIMMLSRYKHENLVSLLGFCDENGENILVYEYLSNKSLDLYLKSNDLSWIQRLHICIGAARGLQYLHDPLDTQQRVLHRDIKSSNILIDENWKAKVSDFGLSKFGPANQQFTFLVSNTVGTFGYCDPLYMETGYLTKESDVYSFGVVLFEVLCGRFCVENYEDFRRFLPTLAQKCYKEMKLDTIIFHRGQISPNCLYTFSTVAYRCLQRDTKERPLMDDIVKELEAALEYQVEYEFEKEEKLKNAMAQEFDTEEFWKMKLPQDSEDIIKRLNPLAVYNTKKELFSLLHKGILFDDRERVFSVNEDGIKCELISTKRFLNMNKRSYKWQSGRKFRFSKAAIFPYSEQLNIRCRISTSMLSPGVMYAASLVFSFQRGRENVYGESSKLARINWKYQELSVSSTHIAEREKDGWLKIRLWHFLNGDKNAEFYFVLDKISYFKEEQDISNILIHQIEFEPVPMMKRHIGIRGLESVSISDEDTDWEKKVPSDYQGIIQRSDMYLKKNNNKELYFLLCDGILIDNGRKWFSLCKSTGGKCHMLPAIEILRSDDRSNRLSVSDSRFKEAIQLQYGTYAFVCKLESDMFSSGNSYACYLVFKFAETHKRLDDKGFFRVSYNLDMEPGSYKIAHLNQHEPINIPIIKPKNYDTSHDSSYISRTKFPRMPKNCTDDSMHHWMDHRNDGWMEVILCKPLRKLEDHRLLYVFLTSMGSALDGVIVQGIQFRPMQRDV, encoded by the exons ATGTCCTCCATTAAAGAGTTTGATCATCTCAAAATTAAGCTCAAAGATATTGAATCTGCAACCAACAATTTCGGGATCAGCAACTATATTGGTATAGGAGGATTCGGGAAAGTTTACAGAGGAGAACTTGTGTTATCAGATAAGCTGACCATGGTTGCTGTAAAGCGCTTAGATACTGCTTTTGGGCAAGGACCTCCTGAGTTTTGGAAAGAGATCATGATGCTTTCTAGATATAAACATGAAAATCTTGTTTCTCTCTTAGGCTTTTGTGATGAGAATGGTGAGAATATCCTTGTGTATGAGTATCTATCCAACAAAAGTCTCGACTTGTATTTAAAAAGCAACGATCTTTCATGGATTCAACGCCTTCATATATGCATAGGGGCAGCTCGTGGACTACAATACCTTCATGATCCTTTAGACACCCAACAAAGAGTCTTACATCGTGATATCAAGAGCTCCAACATCCTAATTGATGAAAACTGGAAAGCCAAGGTTTCGGATTTTGGCCTTTCCAAATTCGGCCCAGCTAACcaacaatttacatttttggtctctAATACAGTTGGGACGTTTGGGTATTGTGATCCACTCTACATGGAGACAGGGTACTTGACAAAAGAATCAGATGTTTACTCCTTCGGTGTGGTTTTATTTGAAGTTTTATGTGGAAGGTTTTGTGTGGAAAATTACGAGGATTTTCGTCGCTTTTTGCCAACATTGGCACAAAAGTGCTACAAAGAAATGAAATTGGATACAATTATATTTCATAGGGGACAAATTTCACCAAATTGTTTGTACACGTTTTCTACGGTTGCATATAGATGTTTGCAGAGAGACACAAAAGAACGACCATTGATGGATGATATAGTAAAAGAACTCGAAGCTGCACTTGAATATCAA GTGGAATATGAATTTGAGAAGGAAGAGAAGTTGAAAAATGCCATGGCACAAGAATTTGATACTGAGGAATTTTGGAAGATGAAATTACCACAGGATAGTGAAGACATAATAAAGAGATTAAACCCTCTTGCTGTTTATAATACCAAAAAGGAACTATTCTCACTTCTTCACAAGGGAATTCTCTTCGATGATCGCGAACGG GTCTTTTCAGTTAACGAAGATGGAATAAAATGTGAACTGATATcaacaaaaagatttttaaaCATGAATAAAAGATCCTATAAATGGCAATCCGGAAGAAAATTCAG ATTTTCAAAGGCGGCAATATTTCCTTATAGTGAACAACTTAATATTCGTTGCCGAATAAGTACAAGTATGTTATCACCTGGTGTCATGTATGCAGCTAGCttagttttttcttttcaaaGAGGGCGTGAAAATGTCTATGGAGAATCATCAAAGTTAGCAAGGATAAACTGGAAATATCAAGAGTTGAGTGTATCCTCTACGCATATTGCAGAAAGAGAAAAGGATGGATGGTTGAAGATTCGATTGTGGCATTTTCTCAATGGTGACAAAAATGCTGAATTTTACTTTGTGTTAGACAAGATCTCGTATTTCAAAGAAGAGCAAGACATTTCCAACATCTTGATTCACCAAATTGAATTTGAACCCGTACCTATG ATGAAAAGACATATTGGGATTCGAGGACTAGAAAGTGTATCGATATCAGATGAAGATACAGATTGGGAGAAGAAGGTCCCAAGTGATTACCAAGGTATAATTCAGAGATCAGACATGTATTTGAAGAAGAACAACAACAAGGAGCTCTACTTCCTTCTATGTGATGGGATACTTATTGATAATGGTAGAAAG TGGTTCTCCCTATGCAAATCTACGGGTGGGAAATGTCATATGTTGCCAGCTATAGAGATTTTACGCTCTGATGATCGTTCGAATAGGTTGTCAGTATCTGATTCCAG ATTCAAAGAGGCGATACAACTTCAATATGGAACGTATGCATTTGTATGTAAACTTGAGTCAGACATGTTTTCATCTGGAAATTCGTATGCTTGTTATCTTGTCTTCAAATTTGCAGAAACCCACAAGCGGCTTGATGATAAGGGTTTCTTTAGAGTATCTTACAACTTGGATATGGAACCCGGAAGTTACAAAATTGCACATTTGAATCAACATGAACCTATTAATATACCAATAATCAAGCCGAAGAACTATGATACATCCCATGATTCATCGTACATATCAAGAACCAAATTTCCTAGAATGCCAAAAAACTGCACGGATGATAGCATGCACCACTGGATGGATCACAGAAATGATGGTTGGATGGAGGTTATACTGTGTAAACCATTACGTAAGTTAGAAGATCATAGATTGCTCTATGTGTTCTTAACATCTATGGGAAGTGCTTTAGATGGTGTTATTGTCCAAGGGATTCAGTTTAGGCCAATGCAAAGAGATGTTTAG